Part of the Sinomonas atrocyanea genome is shown below.
CCGACGGGGTGGAGGAGGCCGGGGAGGCGCGGTTCGCCGCGGAGGGGCCGCGCGGCGTCGTGCGCTCCGTCGCCGCGCGCACCGCGGCTGCCCTCGCCGCCCTCCCGCCACAGGCCCGGGCCCTCGTCGAGGCGGCGAGCGTGCTCGGCGAGGCCCCGGACGCCGCCGATGCGGCGGCGCTGGCCGGCCTGCCCGACGACTCCGCGCTGCTCGAGGCGGCGGACGCGGCCTGGGCCGCGGGACTCCTCGAGTGCCACACGGTGGCCGGGGGGCTCCGCCTCGCCTTCCCGGACGCGCTCGCCCGGGAGGCCGTGCACAGCGGGCTCGGACCACTGCGCGCGGCAGCCCTCCACGCCCGGGCCGCCGAGGCTGCCCGCACCACCGCGGAGCGGGTCCGCCACCTGGTCGCCGCGGCACCGACGCCCGACGCCGCCCTGGCCGCCACCGTGGACCGCCTCGCCGAGGAGGAGGCCGACTCGGGCGACTGGGGCGCGGCCGCCGATGCTCTGGTCGCGGCGGCGCGGCTGCACACCGACCCGGCGCTGCGCGAGGACCGGCTCGTGCGGGCGGCCGAGGCCATGGTGGCCGCCGGCGACCTCGAGCGGGCCGCCCCGCTGGCCCGGCAGATCGAGTCGCTGCCGGCGACCCCGGGCCGCGACGCCGCGCTTGCCTACTACGCGATCCACCGGGGGCAGGCGCGCCGGGCGGGGGCGCTGCTGGGCCGCGCCTGGGAGCACCGGTCCCCGGACTCCCCGGCGGACCTGTCCGCGCGCATCGCCCAGTACAGGGTCCTCGACGCCCTGGGCACCTGGGACGGCCGCGGCATGCTCGCCTGGACCGAGACGGCCGTGCGCCTCGCCGGGCCGGACAGCGCCGCCGGCATCGAGTCCCGTGCCATGCTGGGCCTCGCCCTCGGCTCGATGGGCCGGAGCGAGGAGGCCCGGCGCGCCTACGACGAGCTCGCCGCGTCCCCGCACCTCGCAGCCCGCGACCAGCGCCTGCACCTCGGCCGGGGCTGGCTCGCGCTCGCCCTGGACGATCTCGACTCCGCGCGGCTCGAGCTGCGGGCGGCGATCCCTCCCGCGCCGCGGCCCGGCTCGCTGCGCATCGCGCTGTGGGCGCACGGCTGGCTCGCCCGGGCCGAGTTCGCGGCGGGACGCTGGGACGACGCCCTCGCGACGGCGTACGCCGGCATCGCGCTGAACGGGCCGGTGGGCATGGACCTCGTGGCCCCGCTGCTGCACCTGACCGTGGCGCAGATCAGCGCCCTGCGGGGCCGGGCCGGCGAGGCGGCCGAGCACAGTGGCCGGGCCCAGGTGGGCCCGGAGGCCTACCCGGTCATGCAGGTGGCTGCGGCCATGGCGGCCGCGGCCGTCCACGAGAGCGTGGGGGACTACGCGGGGGTGCTGCGCGACTACGAGCCGGTGGTCCGGATGGATCGGTCCTCCGGGCTCGATCAGCCGGGCTTCTGGCCCTGGCAGGACGTCTACGCGAACGCGCTGGTGATGGTCGGCGACCTGGACCGTGCCGATGCCTTCCTGGCCC
Proteins encoded:
- a CDS encoding LuxR C-terminal-related transcriptional regulator → MVNPHEDVVARARELSALDALLGAAPCAVVEGPAGIGTTSLARAFAASRPEAEVLWASATPWERALDGGLLAQLGIVPDGGGTAAGPNLARPPGGGTDSWGPGEPPAWLAAGRACLDRLAALAGRGPVLVVLDALEHADALSLEALAFALRRHPPGLLVLATCGPAGTRPGSAAAVFADAVSARRLRLGPLTVEGLKELAAARYGLDLAAGALNALWRASRGIPELALEAIADGVEEAGEARFAAEGPRGVVRSVAARTAAALAALPPQARALVEAASVLGEAPDAADAAALAGLPDDSALLEAADAAWAAGLLECHTVAGGLRLAFPDALAREAVHSGLGPLRAAALHARAAEAARTTAERVRHLVAAAPTPDAALAATVDRLAEEEADSGDWGAAADALVAAARLHTDPALREDRLVRAAEAMVAAGDLERAAPLARQIESLPATPGRDAALAYYAIHRGQARRAGALLGRAWEHRSPDSPADLSARIAQYRVLDALGTWDGRGMLAWTETAVRLAGPDSAAGIESRAMLGLALGSMGRSEEARRAYDELAASPHLAARDQRLHLGRGWLALALDDLDSARLELRAAIPPAPRPGSLRIALWAHGWLARAEFAAGRWDDALATAYAGIALNGPVGMDLVAPLLHLTVAQISALRGRAGEAAEHSGRAQVGPEAYPVMQVAAAMAAAAVHESVGDYAGVLRDYEPVVRMDRSSGLDQPGFWPWQDVYANALVMVGDLDRADAFLAPLEDAAASAGHRSTTARLGSVRGRLLGARGQTDEAVHTFEQALAAIEGLALPWGAARVRFAYGQTLRRAGRRRDATAVLARARDGFAAIGASVYVARCERELQAAGTGAFRVRAAGPAGEADESAASGPAAVPFTSQEEAVARLVAAGRSNREAARELFVSVKTVQYHLTRIYAKLGIASRSELAAVYRSGVTSGIDIP